In Beutenbergia cavernae DSM 12333, the DNA window GTGCACGTACGCACAGCTCGACGAGGCCGTGGGCTACGACCTCGCCGAGCTGCTGCCCGGTGCCCCGACCGCGGCACCGGGCTTCACCGGCGCGCTCTGAACGAGCGCGCCGCCGGGGTGGTCAGCTCCAGCGGAACACCTTCGCGGCGATCGGGAGCAGCACCACGGGGTAGGCGAGGAGCACGAGGACCTGCGCCCCGGGGACGGGTGCCCCGATCCACGCAGCGCTCATGACCTCGACTCCGGCGCCGAGCGGGGAGAAGGACGCCACTCTCGCCAGACCGTCGGGCATGAGCGGCAGCGGCAGCCACATCCCACCGAGGAAGAGCAGCGGGAAGTAGAGCAGCGACGCGACCGCGTTGGCGAGCGAGATCGTGGGAACGATCGCCGCGACGAGCATGCCGATCGCCAGGCAGGCGAGCGCGGAGAGGGCGACGCCGACGGCGAGCATCAGCGGGTTGTCGATCACCGGCAGGTCGAACGCCAGGAACCCGGCGGCGATCGCGAGTGCGGCGGCGACGGCGATGACGACGATCGCGATCGTCACCTGAGCGAGCAGCACGCCCTGGGGACGCATCGGCGTCGTCGAGAGCCTCCGCAGGACGCCCTGCGCCCGGTACGTGGCGATGACGACCGGGAACGACATGAGGGACGCCGTCGCGGCCGCCGCGGCGAGCGCGACCGGGGCGTAGGTCGCGATGACCTGGAGGCCGTCGTACGGCGAGCCGGGCTCCACGATCGTCTCGCGCATCCCGGGGATGACGAATCCGACGGCGACGAGGAGGACCGTCGGGAAGATCAGCGCGAAGAACACGTCGCCGGGGCTGCGCACGAACAGCTTGGCCTCCGTGCGGACGAGCCGGCCGAGGCCGGGCATGCCGCCGCGGCGGGATCGGGGGCCGGCGGGCACAGTTGTCGTGGTCATGGGTGGGCTCCTTCCTGGGCGGGGGTGTCGTCGTGGCTGATGAGCCCGACGAAGACGTCCTCGAGCGAACGGGCGCCGGTCCGAAGGGACTCGGGCACGATGCCGGCGGCGTCGAGGGCGGCGACGGCGGAGGGCAGCACGCGCCGTCCACCGCGGATCTCGAGGTCGAGGCCGTCGCCGGTCACCGTGGCGACGTCGGGCGCGGCGCGCAGGGCCTCGAGGACGGCCGCCGACGGCGCCTCGGCGAGACGGACGTGGATGGTGCGCAGCTCGCCGTCGCCGGACACCAGCTCCGCCGGCGAGCCCTCGGCGACGATGCGTCCGCCGTCGATCACGACGAGCCGGTCGCACAGCCGCTCCGCCTCGTCCATGAAGTGCGTGACGAGCAGGATCGTCACGCCGGAGTCCCGGACGGTCTCGATGAGGTCCCACGTCGCGCGGCGTGCGGCGGGGTCGAGGCCCGTGGTCAGCTCGTCGAGGATCGCGACCTGGGGGCGGCCGACGAGCGCGAGCGCGATCGACAGCCGCTGCTTCTGCCCGCCCGAGAGCGCGGCGTACCGGGCGCCCGCGCGGTCGCGCAGGTCGAGCATGTCGATCAGCTGCTCGGTCGGCATGGGGTCCGGGTAGAACGACCCGTACAGGTCGATCGCCTCGCGCACGGTGATGCGTTCGGGCAACGCCGACTCCTGCAGCTGCATGCCGAGCGCGGTGCGGATCCGGTCCGGCTCCGCCTGCGTGTCGATGCCGAGGACGCGGACGTCGCCGGAGTCGGCGTGCCGCAGGCCGGCGATCGCCTCGACGGTCGTGGTCTTGCCGGCGCCGTTCGGCCCGAGGATCCCGAAGATCTCCCCGGGGGCGACGGCGAAGCTGACGTCCTGGACGGCGACCTTCTCGCCGTAGGACTTGCGCAGGTGACGGACTTCGACGACGGGCGGGACGCCGTCGTCGGCGTGGTGACGAGCCATGGTGAACCTCTTCTTTCGGGGCTGGATCAGGACGACGTGAGTGCGCGGATGCGGATGTCGCGCACGATGAGGTGGAGCAGTCCCGCCGCGAGCGCGGTCGCGAGGATCGAGCCGGCGACGGCGACGGGGACGGAGAACGCGGCCATGCCGAGCGCGCGGGCCAGCGGCTCGCCGTACGAGCTTCCCTGGAGCGTGACCTCCGCCACGACGGCGGGAACGGCGGCGAGCGGCAGGGCGGCTGTCCCGCGCCATCCGCCCCAGCGGTAGTACCCGGTGCCGACGGCGGCGCCGGCGACGTAGTACACGGCGTTGCACACGGTCTCGGACAGCGCGAGCCGCCACGGCTGCGTGACGACGTAGCTCCGCCCGGTGAGCGAGACGTCCGGCCAGTCGTTCGCTGCCCAGAGCGCGTTCTGGACGATGGTCATGACCAGCGCGAGCAGTCCGAACGCGATGCCCGAGGCGATCGCCAGCGCCCAGAGTCCGCGCACCACGGAGCGCCGCGTCCCGCCTCCGCCCACGACGTGCGTGGCGAGCATCGCCACCGGGACGATGATCCCCATCACGAACAGGAACCATCGGCCGGACCCGATGAAGGCGAAGACCGGCTCCTCGAGCGCACCCGTCCGGGCCTGGACGATGGTCAGGACGACCAGAACGATGACCATCACGACCCAGAAGCTGATGTAGGTCGGGAGCGTCCCGCGGAGGGACCCGAGGACGACCTGCCGGGCCATCGATGCCTCGCGCCGGCGCGCCGCGGCGGCGCGGTCCACGGCGGAGGTCGTGGAGGGGGCGGTGTTCACTGCTCGGCCTTTCGTCGACATGGCGGGATCAGGAGGGGGTGAAGCCGCGGATCGGGATGTCGCGTACGACGACGTGGAGCAGCCAGCCCGCGAGCGCGATCGCGAGGAGCGAGCCGAGGACGGCGACAGGGGCCGAGGGTGTTCCGATGCCGAGCGCGGCGGCGATCGACTGGCCGTACCACTCCCCGTACCACTCGTTCTGGAGCGCGAGCTCCGCCACGGCGGCGGGGATCAGGGCGAGCGGGAGGGCCGCGGTCCCGCGCCATCCTCCCCATCGGTAGTACGCGGTGCCGACCGTGCACCCCACGAGGTAGTACAGGACGTTGTAGGCGGACTCGGCGAACCACATCAGCCACGGCTCGGACGAGTCCGCGAGTCCCGACGAGCTGATGGTGACGAGCGGCCAGTCGTTCATCGTCCGGATCCGCGTCTCCGCGAGGGTGAGCAGGACGGCGAGGAGGCCGAACGTCACGCCCGACGCGAGGGCCAGCGCGTAGTGGCCGCGGACGATGGACCGCCGGGTCCCGCCGCTCCCGACGACGTGCGGGGCGAGCAGGGCCAGCGGGAGGATGATGCCCATCACGAACAGGAAGAACCGCGAGGATCCCAGGAACGCGAAGACGGGCTCGTCGAGGGCGTTCGTACGCGCCTGCACGACCGTCAGCACGGCCAGCACGATGACCATGACGACCCAGAAGCCGGCGAAGACCACCCACGTGCTGCGCAGGCAGCCCAGAGCGACCTGCCGCGTCATGAACGCCTCGCGACGGCGCGCCGCTGCGGCGCGCTCCGACGCGGTGATCGTGCTCACGGCGTCTCCTTGCGGGTGAGGTGGACGAACAGGTCCTGGAGGCCCACGGAGTCGACCTCGACGCCGGCGGCGCGGACGGCGCGGCGCGCGTCGTCGTCGAGCGCGACGTCGAGCGTCACGCGGACCACCCCGCCCAGGCGTTGCCGGGCGAGGACCGTGTGCTCGCGCGCGATGGCCTCGACGGCGTCGGCAGGGCCGGTCAGCCCGGTGCCGCGGGCGCGGATCGCATCGGCGGAGTCGGCCACGAGCACGCGGCCGCGGTCGATGATGACGACGTCCTCGAAGAGGCGCTCGACCTCCTCGATGAGGTGGCTCGAGATGATGATCGTGCGCGGGTGCTCGGCGTAGTCCGCAAGGACAGCGTCGTAGAAGGCGTAGCGGCTGGGGGCGTCCATGCTGAGATAGACCTCGTCGAAGATCGTCAGCGGGGCCCGCGAGGCCAGGCCGAGGACGGCGCCCAGTGCCGAGCGCTGGCCGCGCGAGAGCGAGTTCGGGGACTTCTTCGTGACGATGGCGAAGACGTCGAGCAGCTCGGCGGCGAGGTCCGTCGACCAGTTCGGGCGGGTGGCCGCGTAGTAGCGGAGGGTGCGGCGCACGGGCTCGTCCCCGATCACGTCGCCGCTCTCGCGGACGAGGTGCACGCCTGCCATCACGAGCGGGTCCTCGAACGGGTCGACGCCGTCGACCCGCACGGTGCCCGACGTCGGTCGGCGCAGGCTCGCGAGCAGCGAGAGCAGGGTGGTCTTGCCGGCGCCGTTGCGGCCGATCAGGCCGGTGATGATGCCGGGCCGGAACGCGACATCGGCGCCGTCGAGCGCCTGCTCGTCTCCGTAGCGCACGACGACGTCGCGCAGCTCGGCGCCGAAGGGTGCGGGTGTCATGGCTTCTCCGTGGTGCTGGTGCCGAGGATGTGGGCGACGACGGCGTCCCGGGAGATCCCGAGCAGGTCGGCCTGGGTGAGGGCCGGGTCGAGGACCTCGCCGAAGAACGCCGCGCGGTGAGCGGCGAGGAGCTTCTCGCGGGCGCCGACCGTGACGAACATGCCGAGGCCGCGGCGCTTGTAGATGAGCCCCTCGTCGACCAGCTGCGCGTACGCCTTGGCGACGGTCGCGGGGTTGATGCGGAACGTCGTCGAGAACTGTGTGGTGGACATGACCTGCTCCTCCTCCCCGAGGGAGCCGGCGAGGATCTGCGCGCGGACCATGTCGGCGATCTGCACGTAGATGGGCTCAGGGCCGTCGAACATAGGGCCCGCTCCTCGTTCGGGGGTTCATTACGTAAGTAGTGAACCATGGGAGCGGCCTCGGGGCAAGACGGCGTCGTTGCGACGCACGCCCTGACCCGTTCGGGGCTGGGAGTGCCCGGGCGCTACGTCGCTTCCCTAAGGAGCCGGAGTGTGAGTGCTCGAGCGCCGAGCCGGCGCCCGCGTCGTCGGCGCCGGGCCGGCGGCCCGTCACGCCGACGAGCAGCCAGCCGAGCCCGAGCTGCCCCTCCGTCGCGATCCAGGCGATGACCGCTGACACGCCGCTCCCGACGGCCGGCTCGAGCGCGAGCGACGCCGGCACACCGGCCAGGACGAGCGGCGCGCACGCGACGAGCAACGCGCTGACCGGACGGGGGAGCGCGCCCGAGCGCCACGTCGCGACGCCGATCAGGGTCGTGCCGACGTAGGCCAGGTGCGCCAGCGCCCAGGCCGGGATCGCGGCGACGGCGACGACGTCGGCGGCCCCTGCGGGCAATGTCGGTGCGAGGCCACCGAGGGCGGAGCCGAGCAGGTGCGCAGCCAGCCCGGCGACGACGAGGCCGGTTCCCCAGCGGCCGAGCCGGCCGGACGTCGCGGGGCGCGAACGTCCGAGGCCGACGACGCCCACGAGCAGCAGGGCGCCGCCGATCACGGCGACGGCGACCTGGGCGACGGACGTCGGCGATCCGAGCTCCGGCTCGCCCCACACGGGGGAGCCGGCCGCGGCGAACGCGATGCCTCCAAGGACCAGGCCCGACCGCGTCGCCTGGGGCAGCGCACGGGATGCTCTCGCCGTCGTCGTCATCCGGCCAGCGTGCCCCACGCGTGTACCGCACGACTCCCTCCGACGGGTGAGATGTGGGGCGGCGTCCCTATGCTGGCCGCGTGCTGCTCGTGCTGCCACCGTCGGAGACGCAGGCGCGGCCGTCGGCGGGTTCGGGCGACCCGCTCGACCTCGCGGACCTGTCGTTCCCCGGCTTGACGGACGCCCGGGAGCGCGTCCTGCGCGGCATGGTCGCCACGAGCACCCGGCCGGACGCGCTGCGCCGACTGGGCGCGCCGGCCGGTGCGGTGGCGGACGTGCTGGCGAACGTCGACGTCGAGGATGCTCCGACGCGGCCCGCCGTCGAGCTCTTCCACGGCGCGCTGTACGCCGGGCTCGACGCCGCCTCCTGGGACCCGACCACCGCGCGCCGGGCGGGTCGGCGGATCGTGATCCTGTCGTCGCTGTTCGGCGCGCTCCGCGCGCACGACGCCGTCCCCGCGTTCCGGCTCCCCGTGTGTGCGCTCCTGGACGGGCTCGACGTCGGGCTCGAGCGGTACTGGCGCGCTGAGCTGGGCCCGGTTCTCGACGAGGCGGCGGGGCGCGAGCTCCTGGTCGATGTGCGCTCGAGCAGCTACACCTCGCTGTGGAAGCCGGGGCCGGACGTCGCGGAGCGGTGGGTTCTCGTGCGCGTGCCCGGTTCCCCGTACGAGGCGAAGCGGACGCGTGGGTTGCTCGTGCGCCACCTGTGCGGGCTGCCGCAGGGTCCGCTCGAGCCCGAGGAGCTCGTGCCCGCCGTGGCGGAGGCGTTCACGACGGCGCTCGCCCCGCCGGAGCGGCCGGGGCGACCCTGGGTGCTCGACGTCCGCCTGGCCGGCTGACCAGGCCACGTCGTCCGGTCGGGGCGGTGGCCGGCTCACCGTCGTGACGGATGTCATCGCCGAGCGGTGAGGTCCGCGGACGAAGCGGTGACACGGCGCCCTACTGCCGTCGCGCCGTCGCGGAGAGGCTGGGAGCAACCCCAACGAAAGGTGTGCTTCCCGATGTCCGACCTCATCGTCAACCTCCAGGACTTCACGGAGTCGTTGCCCCCGCTGCTCCGGTGGGTGGGGGTGATGCTCGCCGGGCTGATCCCCTACGTCGAGGCCGAGGGTGCGGCGCTCATCGGGACCGTCGCCGGCATCCACCCGGCGGTCGCGATCCCGGCCGCTGTGCTCGGCAACGCGATCGCGCTGGCCGTCGTCGTCGGGATCACGTCAGCTGTGCGCACCGGTGTGACGCGCAACCGCACGTCGGACGCCAACCCGAAGCGGGAGCGCATGCGGCGCGTGTTCGACCGCTGGGGCGTGCCGGGCGTGAGCCTGCTCGGTCCGGTCCTGCTGCCCAGTCACGTGACCGCAGCCGCGATGGTCGGCTTCGGCGCCCCGCGCGGCAAGGTCCTCGCCTGGGGAGTCGTCGCCGTCGCCGCGTGGGCCGTGGTGATCGGCCTCGTGGCCTACCTCGGCATCCGGGCCACGCTCGGCTGACCGCTCCGGGACGACGTCGCCAGGTCGGCGCGCGTCGACGTTCTGGTCGTCTGCGGTGGGGACGGGATGCGTTGCTGGGAACCTGGTCGTTCTGGTCGTTCTGATCGTTCTGGTCGTCTTGCGGTTCGGCGAAGCGACCAGAACGACCAGGTTCCCGGAGCACCAAACCCGCGGATCGTGTTCCGCCTGGCAACCTCAGACTCAGGGGCGCAGGTCGAGGCAGAAGCCCGGGTACTCGGGGTAGGCGCCCACGCGGTCCGCGACGAAGCCGAGTGATTCGTAGAACCCCACGGCGCTGGGGCTCGCCTGCCAGGTGCGGCTGAGGTGTGGTCGCGTGACGGGGTCGTTCGGCGGTGCCCGACGCCGCGGATCCCCCCCCGCAGGTGTGCTGGCGGGCGGGCGCCGTCAGGCGAGCCGACGGCGCCGCGCGGTGAGCGTGGCCACGGCCAGGTGCAGCGCGAGCGTGGCCGCAAGCACGACTGCGGCGACCACCAGCAGACCGGGCGGCTCGAGGCCGCCGGCCAGGGTGAGCCCGCCGAGGCCGCCGCCGAGCGCGGACCCGAGCGAGATCGCGCTCGCGTTGAGCGCCATGACCATGGTCGCGGACTCCGGCGCCATGGCGGCCAGCCGCGCCTGCTGCGGCACGGCCGCCCCGCCGTTGCCCACGCCGGCGACGAAGAACCACACCAGACCGAGCACGGCCGTGACCGACAGCGACGTGACGGCGAAGGACACCGCACCGAGCACGCTGTTCAGGAGCAGGCCCACCAGGATCACGGTGAGGACGCGCGCGGGCGTGAAGCGGTCGGCCAGGCGGCCGGTGAACGCGTTGCCGAGCAGGCTGGCGAGGCCGTACCCGAACATGATCGCGATGATCATCCAGCTCTCCGGGTGCGTCGGGCCCAGGATGAGGACCGCGTACGTGAAGCAGGTGTAGCTCGCGCACAGGATCCCGGTGGTGACGAGCAGGCCGCCGACCAGCTGGGGGCGGCCCAGCGGCCGGAGCCGCTCGCGCAGAGTGGTGGCAGGCAGGGTCAGACGCGGGAGTCGCAACGCGATCCCGACCAGAGCGACGGCGCCGACCACGGCGACCATGACCAGGGGGAACCGCCAGCTCGACTGGCCGAGGAGCAGTCCGACCGGCACGCCGAGCGCCGTGGCCGCCATCCAACCTCCGAGCACGAACGAGAGGGCCCGGCCCCGGTGCTGCTCGGGCGCGAGGTGGATCACGTAGCTCGTGATGACGGCGTTCAGCAGGCTGGCGCCGAGGGCCGACAGCACGCGCCCGCCGAGCGCGGCCGGGTAGTTCGGTGCGAGCGCCACGGCCAGGTTCCCGGCCACGAACACGGCCAGCGACGCCGCGATGGTCCGACGGCGTTCCCAGCCGCCGGTCGCTGCGCCGAGGATCGGACCCGCGAGCGCCGAGGTCAGCGCGAACACGGAGACGAGCTGCCCGGCCCACGAGTCGCTGACCTGGAGGTCGCCGGCGATCGCGGGCAGCAGCCCGGCCAGCACGTAGCCGTCGATGCCGGTGGAGAACGCGGCCACGGCGAGCCAGATCAGCGCGTGGTACGGCAGGCGGGACGGCGTCGTCGACGGCGTCGTCACAGAGAGTGGTGTCGTCACAAGTCTGCGTGCCCCGCCGCGGTCGAGTTCTCGAATGGCCTCGACGAGGCTATCGGGTGCCGCGGTGCGCCTCGTCGTGCGGAGGAGCCGGGCGGCCGTCAGTCGTCGCGCGGGCGGTCGCGGTCCCGCGACGGCTGCACGCGCTTCGGCTCGCCCGGCATCTTCGGGTACTCCGGCGGGTAGGGCAGGTCGCCCAGCCCGTGGTCGCGCTCGTCGCGCGCCGCCCACTCGAGCAGCACGTCGAGCGATCCCGCGGGGTGGTCGGCGTCGCCGTTCGCCCCCGCGAACAGGTCGCCGACCTCCGCGAACCGGTCCGGCATCGTCAGCACCGTGAAGTCGTCGGGCTGCACCTGGTCGACCTCGTCCCACCGCAGCGGCGCCGACACCGTGGCCCGCACGTTCGCCCGGATCGAGTAGGCGGACGCGATCGTGCGGTCCCGCGCCATCTGGTTGAAGTCGATGAACACCCGCTCGCCGCGCTCCTCCTTCCACCAGTTCGTGGTCACCTGCTCCGGAGCGCGTCGCTCGACCTCACGGCCGAGCGCGATGACGGCGCGCCGTGCCTCGACGAACGACCAGCGCGGCTCGATCGGCGCGAACACGTGCACACCGCGCCCGCCGGACGTCTTCGGCACAGCTGTGAGCCCGGCCTCCGCCGCGACCTCCCGCACGAGCGGTGC includes these proteins:
- a CDS encoding YaaA family protein, with product MLLVLPPSETQARPSAGSGDPLDLADLSFPGLTDARERVLRGMVATSTRPDALRRLGAPAGAVADVLANVDVEDAPTRPAVELFHGALYAGLDAASWDPTTARRAGRRIVILSSLFGALRAHDAVPAFRLPVCALLDGLDVGLERYWRAELGPVLDEAAGRELLVDVRSSSYTSLWKPGPDVAERWVLVRVPGSPYEAKRTRGLLVRHLCGLPQGPLEPEELVPAVAEAFTTALAPPERPGRPWVLDVRLAG
- a CDS encoding GntR family transcriptional regulator — its product is MFDGPEPIYVQIADMVRAQILAGSLGEEEQVMSTTQFSTTFRINPATVAKAYAQLVDEGLIYKRRGLGMFVTVGAREKLLAAHRAAFFGEVLDPALTQADLLGISRDAVVAHILGTSTTEKP
- a CDS encoding ATP-binding cassette domain-containing protein, with protein sequence MTPAPFGAELRDVVVRYGDEQALDGADVAFRPGIITGLIGRNGAGKTTLLSLLASLRRPTSGTVRVDGVDPFEDPLVMAGVHLVRESGDVIGDEPVRRTLRYYAATRPNWSTDLAAELLDVFAIVTKKSPNSLSRGQRSALGAVLGLASRAPLTIFDEVYLSMDAPSRYAFYDAVLADYAEHPRTIIISSHLIEEVERLFEDVVIIDRGRVLVADSADAIRARGTGLTGPADAVEAIAREHTVLARQRLGGVVRVTLDVALDDDARRAVRAAGVEVDSVGLQDLFVHLTRKETP
- a CDS encoding DNA polymerase domain-containing protein; this translates as MARAQTPPVELDVAGRTVKVSSPDKVLFAGVGDGVTKLDVVRYFISVGEGILAALKERPTTLERWPQGYADGMKLTTRQGAKGDGFYSKRVPQYAPDWVEPVEITFPSGRTAEEVCPSELAVVAWAAQQGTLTFHPWPVRRPEVDSPDQLRIDLDPQPGTDYVDSARLAPLVREVAAEAGLTAVPKTSGGRGVHVFAPIEPRWSFVEARRAVIALGREVERRAPEQVTTNWWKEERGERVFIDFNQMARDRTIASAYSIRANVRATVSAPLRWDEVDQVQPDDFTVLTMPDRFAEVGDLFAGANGDADHPAGSLDVLLEWAARDERDHGLGDLPYPPEYPKMPGEPKRVQPSRDRDRPRDD
- a CDS encoding ABC transporter ATP-binding protein; the encoded protein is MARHHADDGVPPVVEVRHLRKSYGEKVAVQDVSFAVAPGEIFGILGPNGAGKTTTVEAIAGLRHADSGDVRVLGIDTQAEPDRIRTALGMQLQESALPERITVREAIDLYGSFYPDPMPTEQLIDMLDLRDRAGARYAALSGGQKQRLSIALALVGRPQVAILDELTTGLDPAARRATWDLIETVRDSGVTILLVTHFMDEAERLCDRLVVIDGGRIVAEGSPAELVSGDGELRTIHVRLAEAPSAAVLEALRAAPDVATVTGDGLDLEIRGGRRVLPSAVAALDAAGIVPESLRTGARSLEDVFVGLISHDDTPAQEGAHP
- a CDS encoding MFS transporter; the encoded protein is MTTPSTTPSRLPYHALIWLAVAAFSTGIDGYVLAGLLPAIAGDLQVSDSWAGQLVSVFALTSALAGPILGAATGGWERRRTIAASLAVFVAGNLAVALAPNYPAALGGRVLSALGASLLNAVITSYVIHLAPEQHRGRALSFVLGGWMAATALGVPVGLLLGQSSWRFPLVMVAVVGAVALVGIALRLPRLTLPATTLRERLRPLGRPQLVGGLLVTTGILCASYTCFTYAVLILGPTHPESWMIIAIMFGYGLASLLGNAFTGRLADRFTPARVLTVILVGLLLNSVLGAVSFAVTSLSVTAVLGLVWFFVAGVGNGGAAVPQQARLAAMAPESATMVMALNASAISLGSALGGGLGGLTLAGGLEPPGLLVVAAVVLAATLALHLAVATLTARRRRLA
- a CDS encoding ABC transporter permease encodes the protein MTTTTVPAGPRSRRGGMPGLGRLVRTEAKLFVRSPGDVFFALIFPTVLLVAVGFVIPGMRETIVEPGSPYDGLQVIATYAPVALAAAAATASLMSFPVVIATYRAQGVLRRLSTTPMRPQGVLLAQVTIAIVVIAVAAALAIAAGFLAFDLPVIDNPLMLAVGVALSALACLAIGMLVAAIVPTISLANAVASLLYFPLLFLGGMWLPLPLMPDGLARVASFSPLGAGVEVMSAAWIGAPVPGAQVLVLLAYPVVLLPIAAKVFRWS